The Streptomyces sp. Alt3 genome has a segment encoding these proteins:
- a CDS encoding mechanosensitive ion channel family protein: MSLYALLAAAPSPGAAGSLDEAAERAGNAAGWVEENWSTWLNTGLRIILIAAVAIVLRYLIRRALTNLIDRMNRSAQAVEGTALGGLLVNAERRRQRSEAIGSVLRSVTSFLILGTAALMILGAFQINLAPLLASAGVAGVALGFGARNLVTDFLSGVFMILEDQYGVGDSIDAGVASGEVIEVGLRVTKLRGDNGEIWYVRNGEVKRIGNLSQGWSTAGVDVTVRPVEELELVRRAIAEAGETMTKEEPWSERLWGPVEVLGLDAVLLDSMTVRVTAKTMPGKSLGVERELRWRIKQALDAAGIRMIGVVPAQPDAATADPTASMAAPSAYASATSPQSLAATPIAPPPNLSK, encoded by the coding sequence GTGTCCCTGTACGCCCTTCTGGCCGCGGCCCCGTCCCCCGGTGCCGCGGGCTCGCTGGACGAAGCGGCCGAGCGGGCCGGGAACGCCGCGGGCTGGGTCGAGGAGAACTGGTCCACCTGGCTGAACACCGGTCTCCGCATCATCCTCATCGCGGCCGTCGCGATCGTGCTGCGCTACCTGATCCGGCGCGCCCTGACCAACCTCATCGACCGGATGAACCGCAGCGCCCAGGCGGTGGAGGGCACGGCCCTCGGTGGCCTGCTGGTCAACGCGGAACGCCGCCGCCAGCGCTCCGAGGCCATCGGCTCCGTGCTCCGCTCGGTCACGTCGTTCCTGATCCTGGGCACCGCGGCCCTGATGATCCTGGGGGCCTTCCAGATCAACCTGGCACCCCTGCTGGCCTCCGCGGGGGTCGCCGGTGTGGCGCTGGGCTTCGGCGCGCGCAACCTCGTCACCGACTTCCTCTCCGGCGTCTTCATGATCCTGGAGGACCAGTACGGCGTCGGGGACTCGATCGACGCGGGTGTCGCCTCCGGCGAGGTCATCGAGGTGGGTCTGCGGGTCACCAAGCTGCGCGGCGACAACGGCGAGATCTGGTACGTCCGCAACGGTGAGGTGAAGCGGATCGGCAACCTCAGCCAGGGCTGGTCCACCGCCGGCGTCGACGTCACGGTCCGCCCGGTGGAGGAACTGGAACTGGTCCGCAGGGCGATCGCCGAGGCCGGCGAGACCATGACCAAGGAGGAGCCCTGGTCGGAGCGGCTGTGGGGCCCGGTGGAGGTCCTCGGTCTGGACGCGGTGCTGCTCGACTCGATGACCGTACGGGTCACGGCCAAGACCATGCCGGGCAAGTCCCTGGGCGTCGAGCGCGAGCTGCGCTGGCGGATCAAGCAGGCCCTGGACGCGGCGGGCATCCGGATGATCGGCGTCGTTCCCGCGCAGCCGGACGCCGCCACCGCCGACCCGACGGCGTCCATGGCGGCCCCGTCCGCCTACGCCTCGGCGACCTCCCCGCAGTCGCTGGCGGCGACCCCGATAGCACCGCCGCCCAATCTGTCGAAGTGA
- a CDS encoding HNH endonuclease, producing MPHVLVLNASYEPLGVVPLRRALVLVLENKAICLEESGAFMHSATRAVPAPSVVRLKRFVRVPYRGPVPLTRRALFARDGGRCMYCGAAATSVDHVIPRSRGGQHAWDNVVAACRRCNHVKADRHLPELGWRLRHQPAPPSGLAWRIIGTGHRDPRWLPYLQPFGADDVMARIDGVSA from the coding sequence GTGCCGCACGTCCTGGTTCTCAACGCTTCGTACGAGCCGCTCGGCGTCGTACCACTGCGCCGCGCACTCGTCCTCGTCCTCGAGAACAAGGCCATCTGCCTCGAGGAGTCCGGCGCCTTCATGCACAGTGCGACCCGTGCGGTACCGGCGCCCAGCGTCGTCCGCCTCAAGCGGTTCGTACGGGTCCCCTACCGGGGGCCCGTCCCCCTCACACGCCGGGCGCTCTTCGCGAGGGACGGCGGCCGCTGCATGTACTGCGGGGCCGCCGCGACCAGCGTCGACCACGTCATCCCGCGCAGCCGGGGCGGGCAGCACGCCTGGGACAACGTCGTGGCGGCCTGCCGCCGCTGCAACCACGTCAAGGCGGACCGCCACCTGCCCGAGCTGGGCTGGCGGCTGCGCCACCAGCCGGCGCCGCCCAGCGGGCTCGCCTGGCGGATCATCGGGACGGGGCACCGCGATCCGCGCTGGCTGCCCTATCTGCAGCCGTTCGGAGCGGACGACGTGATGGCCCGGATCGACGGCGTCTCAGCCTGA